A region from the Agrococcus sp. SL85 genome encodes:
- the rsmG gene encoding 16S rRNA (guanine(527)-N(7))-methyltransferase RsmG, producing MNEVAPPELEAEPPQAIALFGDRIKLARSFTQSLAAQGETLGLIGPRELPHLWSRHILNSAMLAPLLRGRVGDVGSGAGLPGLVLAIARPDVHLTLIEPMERRTAWLQAEVDRMGLDNVAVLRARAEELPGSGALLPLDQVTARAVSALRTLLPLTAPLARSGGELLLLKGARAGEEIAAAQKAIRKHRLQDVEVLELGAEHGLEVTRVVRAVVDP from the coding sequence GTGAACGAGGTCGCTCCCCCGGAGCTCGAGGCCGAGCCTCCGCAGGCGATCGCGCTCTTCGGCGACCGCATCAAGCTCGCTCGCTCGTTCACCCAGTCGCTCGCCGCGCAGGGCGAGACGCTCGGGCTCATCGGTCCCCGCGAGCTGCCGCACCTGTGGAGTCGACACATCCTCAACTCTGCGATGCTCGCTCCGCTGCTCCGGGGGCGCGTGGGCGACGTGGGATCCGGCGCCGGGCTGCCGGGCCTCGTGCTGGCGATCGCCCGGCCCGATGTGCATCTGACGCTCATCGAGCCGATGGAGCGTCGCACGGCGTGGCTGCAGGCGGAGGTCGATCGGATGGGCCTCGACAACGTCGCGGTGCTGCGGGCACGAGCCGAGGAGCTGCCGGGCAGCGGAGCGCTGCTCCCGCTCGATCAGGTCACGGCGCGGGCAGTCTCTGCGCTGCGCACCCTCCTCCCCCTGACCGCGCCGCTCGCTCGGAGCGGTGGTGAGCTGCTGCTGCTCAAGGGTGCTCGGGCCGGCGAGGAGATCGCTGCCGCGCAGAAGGCGATCCGCAAGCACCGCCTGCAGGATGTCGAGGTGCTCGAGCTCGGAGCGGAGCACGGGCTCGAGGTGACGCGCGTCGTCCGAGCGGTCGTCGATCCCTGA
- the dnaA gene encoding chromosomal replication initiator protein DnaA encodes MAPDDPTRALWSNVLATLVGDRRIPPSLRGFLDLVEPQGVMGGVLYLDVPNDLTRDMLEQRLRLPITDALVESPVDISSFKIVVNAELEHEEPLPDVVDDPAAHPVVAPIETFERRDEPSSRKADSRLNPKYVFDNFVIGGSNRFAHAAALAVAETPAKAYNPLFIYGDSGLGKTHLLHAIGHYAEGMYPGIRVRYVSSEEFTNDFINSIANNLGQAFQQRYREVDVLLIDDIQFLRGKESTQEAFFHTFNTLHDHNKQVVITSDVAPKHLQGFEERMVSRFEWGLITDVTVPDVETRIAILRKKAEAERIQIPAEVLSVIADKVQSNIRELEGTLIRVTAFASLNRLPVTMELAQTVLKDLFSFDEEAVVSPSDIISHTASYFRLTVDDLHGSSRSQTIALARQIAMYLCREMTSMSLPKIGQLFGNRDHTTVMYANKKIEKLMQERRSVYTQVTELTARIRQSPVR; translated from the coding sequence ATGGCCCCGGACGACCCCACCAGAGCACTCTGGTCGAACGTCCTGGCGACCCTGGTCGGCGACAGACGGATCCCCCCGTCGTTGCGCGGATTCCTGGACCTCGTGGAGCCCCAGGGCGTCATGGGCGGCGTGCTCTACCTCGACGTGCCGAACGACCTGACGCGCGACATGCTCGAGCAGCGGCTGCGCCTGCCTATCACCGATGCGCTTGTGGAGAGTCCTGTGGACATCTCCTCGTTCAAGATCGTCGTGAACGCCGAGCTCGAGCACGAGGAGCCGCTGCCGGACGTCGTCGACGACCCTGCGGCGCACCCCGTCGTCGCGCCCATCGAGACCTTCGAGCGCCGGGACGAGCCCTCGAGCCGCAAGGCGGATTCACGGCTGAATCCGAAGTACGTCTTCGACAACTTCGTCATCGGGGGCTCCAACCGCTTCGCCCACGCCGCCGCCCTCGCGGTCGCCGAGACGCCGGCCAAGGCGTACAACCCGCTCTTCATCTACGGCGACTCCGGCCTCGGCAAGACCCACCTGCTCCACGCGATCGGCCACTACGCCGAGGGCATGTACCCGGGCATCCGGGTGCGCTACGTGTCGAGCGAGGAGTTCACGAACGACTTCATCAACTCGATCGCGAACAACCTCGGCCAGGCCTTCCAGCAGCGCTACCGCGAGGTCGACGTGCTGCTCATCGACGACATCCAGTTCCTGCGGGGCAAGGAGTCGACGCAGGAGGCGTTCTTCCACACCTTCAACACGCTGCACGACCACAACAAGCAGGTCGTGATCACCTCCGACGTCGCGCCCAAACACCTGCAAGGGTTCGAGGAGCGCATGGTGAGCCGCTTCGAGTGGGGCCTCATCACCGACGTGACGGTGCCCGACGTCGAGACGCGCATCGCGATCCTCCGCAAGAAGGCCGAGGCGGAGCGGATCCAGATCCCCGCAGAGGTGCTCTCGGTCATCGCCGACAAGGTGCAGTCGAACATCCGCGAGCTCGAGGGCACGCTCATCCGCGTCACCGCCTTCGCGAGCCTCAACCGGCTGCCCGTGACGATGGAGCTCGCGCAGACGGTGCTGAAGGACCTCTTCTCCTTCGACGAGGAGGCCGTGGTGTCGCCGAGCGACATCATCAGCCACACCGCCTCGTACTTCCGGCTCACGGTCGACGACCTCCACGGCTCGTCGCGATCGCAGACGATCGCGCTCGCCCGGCAGATCGCCATGTACCTGTGCCGCGAGATGACGAGCATGTCGCTGCCGAAGATCGGCCAGCTCTTCGGCAACCGCGACCACACGACGGTCATGTACGCGAACAAGAAGATCGAGAAGCTCATGCAGGAGCGACGCTCGGTCTACACGCAGGTGACCGAGCTCACGGCGCGCATCCGGCAGTCGCCCGTCCGCTGA
- the rpmH gene encoding 50S ribosomal protein L34: MSKRTFQPNNRRRAKKHGFRLRMRTRAGRAILAARRRKGRSELSA; the protein is encoded by the coding sequence ATGAGCAAGCGCACGTTCCAGCCGAACAACCGCCGCCGCGCCAAGAAGCACGGCTTCCGCCTCCGCATGCGCACCCGCGCCGGCCGCGCCATCCTGGCCGCTCGCCGCCGCAAGGGCCGCAGCGAGCTCTCGGCCTGA
- a CDS encoding ParB/RepB/Spo0J family partition protein — MSKRAGLGRGIGALIPTGPAPVAAPAEQQEAAPVADAKAPRAPRSAPARTSAAPSRTSSRSRRATMPDAPTSTRRRSSAAAVDVFFSADDEQSKEASSTAPAADAQELLAIPGATFASIVPTDIRPNASQPRTVFDEDDLAELEHSIREFGVLQPIVVRPLHDGSGEGERYELIMGERRWRASQRAGLEAVPAVIKDTPDDAMLRDALLENLHRAQLNPLEEASAYQQLMEDFAITQEELSRRIGRSRPQISNTIRLLKLPEPIQHRVASGVLSAGHARAILSLSTREAMEQLAAKIVNEDLSVRAAETAAGLLQTRSPRRAPTKGAVQHGLDEIAGRLEDRLDTRVRIALGRSKGQLTIDFATVADLNRILSELGDEGFGGAPAER, encoded by the coding sequence ATGAGCAAGAGAGCAGGGCTCGGGCGCGGCATCGGCGCCCTCATCCCCACCGGCCCCGCCCCTGTGGCGGCGCCCGCGGAGCAGCAGGAGGCGGCGCCCGTCGCAGATGCCAAGGCGCCGAGGGCTCCCAGGAGCGCGCCCGCTCGCACGAGCGCTGCCCCCTCGCGCACCTCCAGCCGCTCGCGGAGAGCGACCATGCCGGACGCACCGACCTCGACCCGTCGGCGCTCGAGCGCGGCTGCCGTCGACGTCTTCTTCTCGGCCGACGACGAGCAGTCCAAGGAGGCGTCGTCGACCGCGCCCGCAGCGGACGCGCAGGAGCTGCTCGCGATCCCCGGCGCGACCTTCGCCTCGATCGTGCCGACGGACATCCGGCCGAACGCGAGCCAGCCGCGCACGGTCTTCGACGAGGACGACCTCGCCGAGCTCGAGCACTCGATCCGTGAGTTCGGCGTGCTCCAGCCGATCGTCGTGCGACCGCTGCACGACGGCTCGGGCGAGGGCGAGCGCTACGAGCTCATCATGGGGGAGCGGCGCTGGCGCGCGAGCCAGCGCGCCGGCCTCGAGGCCGTGCCCGCCGTCATCAAGGACACCCCCGACGACGCGATGCTGCGCGACGCGCTGCTCGAGAACCTCCACCGCGCGCAGCTCAACCCCCTCGAGGAGGCCTCGGCGTACCAGCAGCTCATGGAGGACTTCGCGATCACGCAGGAGGAGCTCTCGCGCCGCATCGGCCGCAGCCGCCCGCAGATCTCGAACACCATCCGGCTCCTGAAGCTGCCGGAGCCGATCCAGCACCGGGTCGCCTCGGGCGTGCTCTCGGCCGGCCACGCCCGCGCGATCCTCTCGCTCTCGACGCGCGAGGCCATGGAGCAGCTCGCGGCGAAGATTGTCAATGAGGATCTCTCAGTACGAGCGGCGGAGACCGCGGCGGGGCTCCTCCAGACCCGATCGCCGCGCCGCGCGCCCACGAAGGGCGCCGTGCAGCACGGCCTCGACGAGATCGCGGGCCGGCTCGAGGATCGCCTCGACACCCGAGTGCGCATCGCGCTCGGCCGCTCCAAGGGGCAGCTGACGATCGACTTCGCGACGGTCGCCGACCTGAACCGCATCCTCTCGGAGCTCGGCGACGAGGGCTTCGGCGGCGCTCCCGCCGAGCGCTGA
- the gnd gene encoding phosphogluconate dehydrogenase (NAD(+)-dependent, decarboxylating), translated as MHIGLVGLGRMGGNMRQRLRERGVEVTGYDRNPEVTDVADVDALIAALPAPRIVWVMVPAGEITDAVVSELGAKLEPGDLVIDGGNSRFTEDERHAAQLAERGVRFVDAGVSGGIWGLENGYGLMVGGEPGDIAELMPVFDALRPEGPREEGFVHAGPVGAGHYVKMVHNGIEYGLMQAYAEGFELLEKKELVHDVAGSFKAWQRGTVIRSWLLDLMVRALDEDDDLSEIEGYVDDSGEGRWTVEEAIANAVPMPVIAASLFARFESRQDDSAAMKAVAALRAQFGGHAVKQA; from the coding sequence ATGCACATCGGACTCGTCGGGCTCGGCCGCATGGGCGGCAACATGCGCCAGCGGCTGCGCGAGCGCGGCGTCGAGGTCACCGGCTACGACCGGAACCCCGAGGTCACCGACGTCGCGGACGTTGACGCGCTCATCGCGGCGCTGCCGGCGCCGCGCATCGTCTGGGTGATGGTGCCGGCGGGCGAGATCACCGACGCCGTCGTCTCGGAGCTCGGCGCGAAGCTCGAGCCGGGCGACCTGGTGATCGACGGCGGCAACTCCCGCTTCACCGAGGACGAGCGCCACGCGGCGCAGCTCGCCGAGCGCGGCGTGCGCTTCGTCGACGCCGGCGTCTCCGGCGGCATCTGGGGCCTCGAGAACGGCTACGGCCTCATGGTCGGGGGCGAGCCGGGCGACATCGCCGAGCTCATGCCGGTCTTCGACGCGCTGCGGCCCGAGGGTCCGCGCGAGGAGGGCTTCGTGCACGCGGGACCGGTGGGCGCCGGCCACTACGTGAAGATGGTGCACAACGGCATCGAGTACGGCCTCATGCAGGCCTACGCCGAGGGCTTCGAGCTGCTGGAGAAGAAGGAGCTCGTGCACGACGTGGCCGGATCCTTCAAGGCCTGGCAGCGCGGCACGGTCATCCGCTCGTGGCTGCTCGACCTCATGGTGCGGGCGCTCGACGAGGACGACGACCTCTCGGAGATCGAGGGCTACGTCGACGACTCGGGCGAGGGTCGCTGGACGGTGGAGGAGGCGATCGCGAACGCGGTGCCGATGCCCGTCATCGCCGCCTCGCTCTTCGCGCGCTTCGAGTCGCGCCAGGACGACTCGGCCGCCATGAAGGCGGTCGCGGCGCTGCGCGCCCAGTTCGGCGGGCACGCCGTCAAGCAGGCGTAG
- the dnaN gene encoding DNA polymerase III subunit beta produces MKFVINRDVFSDAVSFAVKLLPQRPAMPILGGVRIEATADGVVLSSFDFESSARTKVAADVEAEGVVLVSGRLLSDIASKLPQREVRVEDDGTKVTIRCGSANFSFARMPLEEYPTVPTVQGLTGVVEGKAFAEAIGQVAISASREDVTPVITGVQLEAADTTLTLIATDRYRVSVRSVQWDAGDRTEPVTSLVPARTLVEVGRTFGSAERIEITLSEPGDRQQIAFSTADRTVTSLLIKGNYPPVRRLFPESVDHHAVVNTAELIDATRRVQLVLDAEAAIRYTFSEGQVQLEAIGSEQAQASETIDCVLDGEEIVLSIKPQLLIDGINATHSEFVRIAFTRSESTNKPGPMLIRGQTSRDDAEATDFKYLLQPNLLLR; encoded by the coding sequence GTGAAGTTCGTCATCAACCGCGATGTCTTCAGCGATGCCGTGTCGTTCGCCGTGAAGCTGCTCCCGCAGCGCCCCGCGATGCCGATCCTCGGCGGCGTGCGCATCGAGGCCACCGCCGATGGCGTCGTGCTCTCGTCCTTCGACTTCGAGTCGTCGGCGCGCACGAAGGTCGCCGCCGACGTCGAGGCCGAGGGCGTCGTGCTCGTCTCCGGCCGGCTGCTGAGCGACATCGCTTCGAAGCTGCCCCAGCGCGAGGTGCGCGTCGAGGACGACGGCACGAAGGTGACGATCCGCTGCGGCAGCGCGAACTTCTCGTTCGCCCGCATGCCGCTCGAGGAGTACCCGACCGTGCCGACGGTGCAGGGCCTCACCGGCGTCGTCGAGGGCAAGGCCTTCGCCGAGGCGATCGGTCAGGTCGCGATCTCGGCCTCCCGCGAGGACGTCACGCCCGTCATCACCGGCGTGCAGCTCGAGGCCGCCGACACGACCCTCACGCTCATCGCGACCGACCGCTACCGCGTCTCGGTGCGCAGCGTGCAGTGGGACGCCGGCGACCGCACCGAGCCCGTGACCTCGCTCGTGCCTGCGCGCACCCTCGTCGAGGTCGGCCGCACCTTCGGCTCGGCGGAGCGCATCGAGATCACGCTCTCGGAGCCCGGCGATCGTCAGCAGATCGCGTTCTCGACCGCCGACCGCACGGTCACGAGCCTGCTCATCAAGGGCAACTACCCGCCCGTGCGCCGCCTGTTCCCCGAGAGCGTCGACCACCACGCCGTCGTCAACACCGCCGAGCTCATCGACGCGACGCGGCGCGTGCAGCTCGTGCTCGACGCCGAGGCCGCCATCCGCTACACGTTCTCGGAGGGCCAGGTGCAGCTCGAGGCGATCGGCTCCGAGCAGGCGCAGGCCTCCGAGACGATCGACTGCGTGCTCGACGGCGAGGAGATCGTGCTCTCGATCAAGCCGCAGCTGCTCATCGACGGCATCAACGCGACGCACTCGGAGTTCGTGCGGATCGCGTTCACGCGCTCCGAGAGCACGAACAAGCCCGGCCCCATGCTCATCCGCGGGCAGACCTCGCGGGACGACGCCGAGGCCACCGACTTCAAGTACCTGCTGCAGCCGAACCTGCTGCTGCGCTGA
- the recF gene encoding DNA replication/repair protein RecF (All proteins in this family for which functions are known are DNA-binding proteins that assist the filamentation of RecA onto DNA for the initiation of recombination or recombinational repair.), whose product MRVSRLALTDFRNYRTADVAFEPGANLLVGRNGQGKTNMVESMVWIATGSSHRVPTDVALIRAGEQRAVVRCTVTNDERSFQLDVQLNAKGANRAVANGTGVRIRDLPRYLQAVLFSPEDLQLVRADPAGRRRFLDELAVMRAPRLAGVHADLDRVLRQRNSLLKSARASRLRPDELTTLEVWDGRLVELGIEVRRTRQALVAELAPHVAEAYRLVAGDEHRAEIALVTNVPETPEAFHALLQQRQRDELDRGVSLVGPHRDDLELQLNDLLARHYASHGESWSFALALRLGSAQLLRDGLGGDPVMILDDVFAELDAGRRQRLAEAAGGFEQVLITAAVEEDVPEALRHHRIRIDAGEVVEGDAPQAATADPESDPVADPVPEAAGDGRG is encoded by the coding sequence GTGCGCGTCAGCCGGCTCGCGCTGACCGACTTCCGCAACTACCGGACCGCGGACGTCGCCTTCGAGCCTGGCGCGAACCTGCTCGTGGGCCGCAACGGCCAGGGCAAGACGAACATGGTCGAGTCGATGGTGTGGATCGCCACCGGCTCGAGCCACCGCGTGCCGACCGACGTCGCGCTCATCCGCGCCGGCGAGCAGCGCGCCGTCGTGCGCTGCACCGTCACGAACGACGAGCGCTCGTTCCAGCTCGACGTGCAGCTGAACGCGAAGGGTGCGAACCGCGCTGTCGCGAACGGCACCGGCGTGCGGATCCGGGACCTGCCGCGCTACCTGCAGGCGGTGCTCTTCAGCCCCGAGGACCTCCAGCTCGTGCGGGCGGACCCCGCGGGGCGCCGCCGCTTCCTCGACGAGCTGGCCGTCATGCGGGCGCCGCGCCTCGCGGGCGTGCACGCCGACCTCGACCGCGTGCTGCGGCAGCGCAACTCGCTGCTGAAGAGCGCGAGGGCGTCGCGGCTGCGGCCGGACGAGCTCACGACGCTCGAGGTGTGGGACGGCCGGCTCGTCGAGCTCGGCATCGAGGTGCGCCGCACCCGGCAGGCGCTCGTGGCCGAGCTCGCTCCGCACGTCGCCGAGGCGTACCGGCTCGTCGCGGGCGACGAGCACCGAGCCGAGATCGCGCTCGTCACGAACGTGCCCGAGACGCCCGAGGCGTTCCACGCGCTGCTGCAGCAGCGGCAGCGCGACGAGCTCGACCGGGGCGTGAGCCTCGTGGGCCCGCACCGCGACGACCTCGAGCTGCAGCTCAACGACCTGCTCGCCCGCCACTACGCGAGCCACGGGGAGTCGTGGTCGTTCGCGCTCGCGCTGCGGCTCGGCTCCGCGCAGCTGCTGCGCGACGGCCTCGGCGGCGACCCCGTGATGATCCTCGACGACGTCTTCGCCGAGCTCGACGCCGGGCGCCGCCAGCGGCTCGCCGAGGCCGCGGGCGGCTTCGAGCAGGTGCTCATCACCGCCGCGGTCGAGGAGGACGTGCCCGAGGCGCTGCGCCACCACCGCATCCGCATCGACGCCGGCGAGGTCGTCGAGGGCGACGCCCCGCAGGCGGCGACGGCCGACCCCGAGTCGGACCCCGTGGCCGATCCGGTGCCCGAGGCTGCGGGGGACGGCCGTGGCTGA
- a CDS encoding protein jag, whose amino-acid sequence MTEETLAEEREADAERVDEGEIAADYVEGLLDIADLDGDIEIDAEGSRTTVVVGEAGDDLGGLSKPEVVAALQELTRLAVQQQTGDFSRLVLDVAGSRDVRAGQLQGVVDRAAAAIADGAHRVPLEPMSSYERKLVHDLVREHGLASESEGEGAGRHIVIVAA is encoded by the coding sequence ATGACCGAGGAGACCCTGGCGGAGGAGCGCGAGGCCGACGCCGAGCGCGTCGACGAGGGCGAGATCGCAGCGGACTACGTCGAGGGCCTGCTCGACATCGCCGACCTCGACGGCGACATCGAGATCGACGCCGAGGGCTCGCGCACGACGGTGGTCGTGGGCGAGGCCGGCGACGACCTGGGCGGCCTCTCGAAGCCCGAGGTGGTCGCGGCGCTGCAGGAGCTCACGCGGCTCGCGGTGCAGCAGCAGACCGGCGACTTCTCGCGGCTGGTGCTCGACGTCGCGGGATCCCGCGACGTGCGGGCGGGCCAGTTGCAGGGGGTCGTGGACCGCGCTGCCGCGGCGATCGCCGACGGCGCCCATCGGGTGCCGCTCGAGCCGATGAGCTCGTACGAGCGCAAGCTCGTGCACGACCTCGTGCGCGAGCACGGCCTCGCGAGCGAGTCCGAGGGCGAGGGTGCCGGCCGGCACATCGTCATCGTCGCGGCCTGA
- a CDS encoding DUF721 domain-containing protein yields MAEQPWQRLAPTEPERVWLRLKAKMGDPEVVTRDGRRRSRRDPDASVPFGKGRDPRALGDVLGGFADDRGWTGTLAKADVMAHWPDLVGEENAAKTEPVGFEDGVLTVRCASTAWTQQMMILRAETTTRIIQRFPDCGLTQLRFEGPSLPSFQRGRRSVPGRGPRDTWG; encoded by the coding sequence GTGGCTGAGCAGCCGTGGCAGCGCCTCGCGCCGACCGAGCCCGAGCGGGTGTGGCTGCGGCTCAAGGCGAAGATGGGCGACCCGGAGGTCGTCACGCGCGACGGCCGTCGCCGCTCCCGCCGCGACCCGGACGCCTCCGTGCCGTTCGGGAAGGGCAGGGATCCGCGGGCGCTCGGCGACGTGCTCGGCGGCTTCGCCGACGACCGCGGCTGGACGGGCACGCTCGCGAAGGCCGACGTCATGGCGCACTGGCCCGACCTCGTGGGGGAGGAGAACGCCGCGAAGACCGAACCGGTGGGCTTCGAGGACGGCGTGCTCACGGTGCGCTGCGCGTCCACCGCGTGGACGCAGCAGATGATGATCCTGCGCGCGGAGACCACGACGCGCATCATCCAGCGCTTCCCCGACTGCGGCCTCACGCAGCTGCGCTTCGAGGGGCCGAGCCTGCCGAGCTTCCAGCGCGGCCGCCGCTCGGTGCCGGGCCGCGGTCCGCGCGACACCTGGGGCTGA
- the yidC gene encoding membrane protein insertase YidC: MDIFALLMWPIKWVIEAILIGFHTLVVALGGDPASGLTWVLSIVGLVLVIRSAMIPLTVRQIVSSRKSLEIQPEIQRIQKKYKGKKDQFSREAMQRETMEAYRKAGTNPFASCLPLLIQMPIFLGLVQVLTDSNNRRAGVTAPIGFLTEQRAIEFSESTLFGVVPLHQTMQGGFATGDVAVIVTAIVLTAIMCATQFYTQLQIMTKNQTPAMKESPMYKQQRILLYIIPVFLLISAWLFPLGTMFYWLVSNIYTLVQQLIIINKMPTPGSDAALAREARMARKRQRMGLPPVEGEEAAAEAELEIRTQRQQPRSKRTKSQREGGNA, translated from the coding sequence GTGGACATCTTCGCCCTGCTCATGTGGCCCATCAAGTGGGTCATCGAGGCGATCCTCATCGGCTTCCACACGCTGGTCGTCGCGCTCGGCGGCGATCCCGCCTCGGGCCTCACCTGGGTGCTGTCGATCGTGGGCCTCGTGCTGGTCATCCGCTCGGCGATGATCCCGCTCACCGTGCGGCAGATCGTCTCGTCGCGCAAGTCGCTCGAGATCCAGCCCGAGATCCAGCGCATCCAGAAGAAGTACAAGGGCAAGAAGGATCAGTTCTCGCGCGAGGCGATGCAGCGCGAGACGATGGAGGCGTACCGGAAGGCGGGCACGAACCCCTTCGCCTCGTGCCTCCCGCTGCTCATCCAGATGCCGATCTTCCTCGGCCTCGTGCAGGTGCTCACCGACTCGAACAACCGTCGCGCGGGCGTGACGGCGCCGATCGGCTTCCTCACCGAGCAGCGCGCGATCGAGTTCAGCGAGTCGACGCTCTTCGGCGTCGTGCCGCTGCACCAGACGATGCAGGGCGGCTTCGCGACCGGCGACGTCGCGGTCATCGTCACGGCCATCGTGCTGACGGCGATCATGTGCGCCACGCAGTTCTACACGCAGCTGCAGATCATGACGAAGAACCAGACGCCGGCGATGAAGGAGTCGCCGATGTACAAGCAGCAGCGCATCCTGCTGTACATCATCCCGGTGTTCCTGCTGATCTCGGCCTGGCTGTTCCCGCTCGGCACGATGTTCTACTGGCTCGTCTCGAACATCTACACGCTCGTGCAGCAGCTCATCATCATCAACAAGATGCCGACCCCCGGCTCCGACGCCGCGCTCGCGCGCGAGGCCCGCATGGCGCGGAAGCGCCAGCGGATGGGCCTGCCGCCCGTCGAGGGCGAGGAGGCCGCGGCGGAGGCGGAGCTCGAGATCCGCACGCAGCGGCAGCAGCCGCGATCGAAGCGCACGAAGTCGCAGCGCGAGGGAGGCAACGCATGA
- the yidD gene encoding membrane protein insertion efficiency factor YidD yields the protein MLLPRNICVAILVAYRAVVSPLYGDVCRYYPSCSSYALQAIQQHGAIRGIWMGSRRILRCHPWAPGGVDDIPEPRTRLRTTRAGFVLAHEEH from the coding sequence ATGCTCCTCCCCCGCAACATCTGCGTCGCGATCCTCGTCGCCTACCGGGCGGTGGTCTCACCGCTCTACGGCGACGTGTGCCGCTACTACCCGAGCTGCTCGAGCTACGCCCTCCAGGCCATCCAGCAGCACGGCGCGATCCGCGGCATCTGGATGGGCTCGCGCCGCATCCTCCGCTGCCACCCGTGGGCGCCAGGCGGCGTCGACGACATCCCGGAGCCGCGCACGCGGCTCCGAACCACCCGCGCGGGGTTCGTCCTCGCGCACGAGGAGCACTGA
- the rnpA gene encoding ribonuclease P protein component, with the protein MLAKANRIVRGDDFRRIVRTGRRAGGPLAVVHRTKPGAAVSRFGFIVSKQVGNAVVRNRVKRRLSEIVREQLPAHGAEDIVIRALPPAGQADFATLRAGITALLERR; encoded by the coding sequence GTGCTCGCGAAGGCGAACCGGATCGTGCGGGGCGACGACTTCCGTCGCATCGTGCGCACCGGTCGCCGCGCGGGCGGCCCGCTCGCGGTGGTGCACCGCACGAAGCCCGGAGCGGCAGTGAGCCGCTTCGGGTTCATCGTGTCCAAGCAGGTGGGCAACGCGGTCGTGCGCAACCGCGTCAAGCGTCGCCTCTCCGAGATCGTGCGCGAGCAGCTGCCCGCGCACGGGGCCGAGGACATCGTCATCCGGGCGCTGCCCCCCGCGGGGCAGGCCGACTTCGCTACACTCAGAGCCGGGATCACGGCGCTCCTGGAGCGACGGTGA
- a CDS encoding ParA family protein, giving the protein MARRRQALSAQQVPLPARTRIMTVVNQKGGVGKTTTAVNLAAALAQGGARVLVLDLDPQGNASTALGIDHHADVMSTYDVLIDGEPLAAAVVTSPQSELLQVVPSTIHLAGADLELAGMERREHRLREALDAYLSDAARPPHYVFIDCPPSLGLLTINAFTAATEVLLPIQCEYYALEGVTQLLDTIERIKAHLNPTLDLSTVLLTMFDGRTLLSRQVVDEVKAHFPTQTLEAIIPRSVRVSEAPGYGQTVIAYDPNSPGALSYREAAAEIARRGAA; this is encoded by the coding sequence ATGGCTCGCCGTCGCCAGGCACTCTCCGCGCAGCAGGTGCCGCTTCCCGCCCGCACACGGATCATGACGGTCGTGAACCAGAAGGGTGGCGTCGGCAAGACGACCACCGCCGTGAACCTGGCCGCCGCGCTCGCGCAGGGCGGTGCCCGCGTGCTGGTGCTCGACCTCGACCCACAGGGCAACGCGTCGACCGCGCTCGGCATCGACCACCACGCCGACGTCATGAGCACCTACGACGTGCTCATCGACGGCGAGCCGCTCGCTGCGGCGGTCGTGACGAGCCCCCAGAGCGAGCTGCTGCAGGTGGTGCCCTCGACCATCCACCTCGCGGGCGCCGATCTGGAGCTCGCGGGCATGGAGCGTCGTGAGCACCGGCTGCGCGAGGCGCTCGACGCGTACTTGAGCGACGCCGCCCGCCCGCCGCACTACGTCTTCATCGACTGCCCGCCCTCGCTCGGGCTGCTCACGATCAACGCCTTCACGGCTGCGACCGAGGTGCTCCTGCCGATCCAGTGCGAGTACTACGCGCTGGAGGGCGTCACCCAGCTGCTCGACACCATCGAGCGCATCAAGGCGCACCTGAACCCCACGCTCGACCTCTCGACCGTGCTGCTCACGATGTTCGACGGCCGGACGCTGCTGTCGCGGCAGGTGGTCGACGAGGTCAAGGCGCACTTCCCCACGCAGACGCTCGAGGCGATCATCCCGCGCTCCGTCCGCGTCTCCGAGGCGCCCGGCTACGGCCAGACGGTGATCGCCTACGACCCCAACTCCCCGGGCGCGCTCTCGTACCGAGAGGCCGCGGCGGAGATCGCACGCAGAGGAGCGGCATGA